The Scomber japonicus isolate fScoJap1 chromosome 9, fScoJap1.pri, whole genome shotgun sequence genome includes a region encoding these proteins:
- the gda gene encoding guanine deaminase encodes MANSNKPSTAIAHIYRGTFVHATEQTALQILEDALLGVDTEGKIAFIGKGEELDKLSQTFGFSLSEVTQLAQHEFFMPGMVDTHIHAPQYSYAGTALDMPLLQWLNTYTFPVESRFKDLKFAREVYTQVVRRTLRNGTTTACYFATIHTAASLLLGQITNDFGQRALVGKVCMDRNNSVKHYKETIQESQEETCRFISELLDKKYPLVKPVVTPRFALSCTGALLGQLGEIAKNNNLHIQSHISENMEEVKLVKELFPESESYTDVYHKYNLLTDKTVMAHGCHLSDKELTLFRETGASLSHCPNSNISLCSGVLNVSNVLKHKVKLGLGTDVAGGYSASMLDAVRRTLDTSKYLTIQDPEHHTLTFEEVFRLATLGGSQALSLDNQTGNFEVGKDFDALRVNVAAPGGPIDLILHEGPKVLLEKFLNLGDDRNIMEVYVAGRRVVPFTEQTAE; translated from the exons ATGGCAAACTCTAACAAACCCTCCACGGCCATTGCGCACATCTACAGGGGGACATTTGTCCACGCGACCGAGCAGACAGCGCTGCAGATCCTGGAAGATGCGCTTCTGGGTGTGGATACGGAGGGAAAG ATTGCATTCATTGGGAAAGGTGAAGAACTGGACAAACTGTCCCAGACCTTTGGATTTAGCCTATCTGAAGTCACTCAACTGGCACAACA TGAGTTCTTCATGCCAGGGATGGTGGACACTCACATCCATGCGCCCCAGTACAGCTATGCTGGCACAGCTCTGGACATGCCATTACTGCAGTGGCTCAATACATACACCTTTCCGGTAGAATCACGCTTCAAGGACTTGAAGTTTGCCCGAGAAGTTTACACTCAAGTAGTG AGGAGGACCTTGAGAAACGGAACAACCACTGCATGTTATTTTGCTACCATTCATACAGCTGCATCTCTCCTGCTGGGTCAGATTACAA ATGACTTTGGCCAGCGTGCCTTGGTGGGCAAAGTGTGTATGGACAGGAACAATTCTGTGAAACATTATAAAGAGACCATTCAGGAGTCTCAAGAGGAAACCTGTCG GTTCATTTCAGAGCTCTTGGACAAGAAG TATCCTCTGGTGAAGCCTGTGGTGACTCCCCGCTTTGCTCTGTCCTGCACAGGAGCCTTGCTCGGACAGCTGGGAGAAATCGCGAAGAATAACAACCTGCACATTCAG AGTCACATCAGTGAAAATATGGAGGAAGTGAAGCTTGTTAAGGAGCTGTTCCCTGAATCAGAGTCCTACACCGATGTCTACCACAAATACAACCTGCTCACTGACAAG ACAGTGATGGCCCATGGCTGCCACCTCAGCGATAAAGAGTTGACCTTGTTCAGAGAAACAGGAGCCTCTTTGTCTCACTGCCCCAACTCTAACATCTC GTTGTGCAGTGGTGTGTTGAATGTGTCTAATGTCCTAAAACACAAAGTGAAGCTGGGGCTGGGAACAG ACGTGGCAGGTGGCTACTCGGCTTCTATGCTGGATGCTGTGAGGAGAACTCTGGACACAAGCAAATACTTGACCATCCAGGACCCAGAACATCACACACTTACCTTTGAGGAGGTATTCAGGTTGGCCACGCTGGGAGGCAGCCAAG CCTTGTCCCTGGATAACCAAACAGGAAACTTTGAAGTAGGCAAAGACTTTGATGCCCTGCGGGTGAATGTAGCAGCTCCTGGTGGACCCATCGACCTGATCCTGCATGAGGGACCAAAG GTTCTGTTGGAAAAATTCTTAAACTTGG GTGATGACCGGAATATAATGGAGGTGTATGTGGCTGGAAGGAGGGTGGTACCATTCACAGAGCAGACAGCAGAGTAA